From the Leptolyngbya sp. O-77 genome, one window contains:
- a CDS encoding phospholipase D-like domain-containing protein: MTRSKKRKRWLLLLPAGLLLVAGLSLWRRGAAQPPLLEPLPQDPLIQVYFNQSQAARYREPYRGLERLGDDLEQVIVDGILSARRSLDVAVQELRLPRIAEALVQQHRAGVRVRVIVENNYRRPLSQVSGAETGRMTERDRTRYEEALRLMDENGDGRVSPQEAARRDALVMLETAGVPLIDDTADGSKGSGLMHHKFVVVDGQVVIVGSANFTTSDIHGDFGAPDSRGNPNHLLRIQNIALAQIFTDEFNLMWGDGPGGRPDGRFGLQKPARSPRSALLAPTSRVTVQFSPTSPTQPWQISVNGLIGRALSASQRQVDLALFVFSDQNLGSALETQHQKGVQVRALIDPGFAFRYYSEGLDMMGVALPDAQCRIEKGNKTWERAIATVGIPTLPEGDLLHHKFAVIDQQRVITGSQNWSAAANHNNDENLLVIDNATVAAHFQREFERLYAMAELGIPGWLRQKAQQEQTRCGLAPASARHRSEEDLDAE, encoded by the coding sequence ATGACACGATCCAAAAAGCGCAAGCGCTGGCTGCTGCTGCTTCCGGCGGGGCTGCTGCTGGTGGCGGGGCTGAGCCTGTGGCGGCGGGGCGCAGCGCAGCCCCCACTGCTGGAGCCATTGCCCCAAGATCCGTTGATTCAGGTCTATTTCAACCAGTCGCAGGCGGCGCGTTATCGAGAGCCGTATCGGGGCCTAGAGCGGCTAGGCGATGACCTGGAGCAGGTGATTGTGGACGGCATTCTCTCGGCGCGGCGATCGCTCGATGTGGCGGTGCAGGAACTGCGGCTGCCGCGCATTGCCGAAGCGCTAGTGCAGCAGCATCGGGCCGGCGTGCGGGTGCGGGTGATTGTGGAAAACAACTATCGGCGGCCGCTGAGCCAAGTGTCGGGCGCAGAAACGGGGCGGATGACGGAGCGCGATCGCACTCGCTACGAAGAGGCGCTGCGGTTGATGGATGAAAATGGGGACGGCCGCGTTTCGCCGCAGGAGGCGGCTCGGCGCGATGCCCTGGTGATGCTGGAAACGGCCGGAGTGCCGCTGATCGACGACACGGCGGATGGCTCGAAGGGCAGTGGGCTAATGCATCACAAGTTTGTCGTGGTGGATGGTCAGGTGGTAATCGTCGGGTCGGCAAACTTCACGACTTCAGACATTCACGGCGACTTTGGCGCACCAGACAGCCGGGGCAACCCCAACCATCTGCTGCGGATTCAAAACATCGCGCTGGCACAGATTTTCACCGACGAATTTAACCTGATGTGGGGCGACGGGCCGGGCGGCCGACCCGATGGCCGCTTTGGGCTACAGAAACCCGCGCGATCGCCTCGTTCTGCCCTGCTTGCGCCCACCTCGCGGGTGACAGTACAGTTTTCGCCTACCTCGCCTACCCAGCCCTGGCAGATCAGCGTCAACGGGCTAATTGGGCGGGCGCTGTCGGCTTCGCAGCGACAGGTCGATCTGGCGCTGTTCGTCTTTTCCGACCAAAACCTGGGCAGTGCGCTGGAGACTCAACACCAAAAAGGCGTGCAGGTGCGGGCACTGATCGATCCCGGTTTTGCCTTTCGCTATTACAGTGAGGGGCTGGACATGATGGGCGTGGCGCTGCCCGATGCTCAATGCCGGATCGAGAAGGGGAATAAAACTTGGGAGAGGGCGATCGCCACCGTGGGCATTCCCACCCTGCCAGAGGGCGACCTGCTGCACCACAAGTTTGCCGTCATCGACCAGCAGCGGGTGATCACTGGCTCTCAAAACTGGAGCGCCGCCGCCAACCACAACAACGACGAAAACCTGCTGGTGATCGACAACGCCACCGTCGCAGCCCACTTTCAGCGCGAGTTTGAGCGGCTGTACGCTATGGCGGAACTCGGTATTCCTGGCTGGCTTCGGCAAAAAGCACAGCAGGAGCAGACCCGCTGTGGGCTTGCTCCTGCGAGTGCTAGACATCGCTCTGAAGAAGATTTAGATGCGGAATAG
- the nusA gene encoding transcription termination factor NusA: MSMVTLPGLQEMIDGISRERNLPKHAVQAALREALLKGYERYRRTHRPDTSIFDEEYFNNFEVELDIEDEGFRVLATKAIVETVDNPDHQIALEEVQEVAPEAQLGDTVVLDVTPDQNEFGRMAAIQTKQVLAQKLRDQQRKLVQEEFQELEGEVLQARVQRFERQSVIMTVSSGFGQPEVEAELLKRDQLPNDNYKSGAVFKVLLKRVSEGSHRGPQLLVSRADAGLVVDLFANEVPEIEDEIVRIVAVAREANPPSRSVGPRTKIAVDTLERDVDPVGACIGARGSRIQAVVNELRGEKIDVIRWSPDPATYIANALSPARVDEVRLVDPESRQAHVLVPEDQLSLAIGKEGQNVRLAARLTGWKIDIKDTAKYDYEAENQKIAELAEQRRLAEEAAAAKRAEEEALEEEYDEEDDDEALEVEEAVKTEAAIAPTADPETDAPADEDAVDELADDKPTALAEDELEDDAVAEDEADLAAELDEEDLDDDLDEEDLDEEDLDEEDLDEEDLDEEDLDEEDLDEEDDKA, encoded by the coding sequence ATGTCCATGGTTACCCTGCCCGGTTTACAAGAAATGATTGACGGCATCAGCCGCGAGCGCAACCTGCCGAAACACGCAGTGCAGGCGGCGCTGCGGGAAGCGCTGTTAAAGGGCTACGAGCGCTATCGCCGGACGCACCGACCCGATACCTCGATTTTCGATGAAGAATATTTCAACAACTTTGAGGTGGAGCTAGACATCGAAGACGAAGGGTTTCGAGTACTGGCTACCAAGGCGATCGTGGAAACCGTGGACAACCCCGACCACCAGATTGCCCTGGAGGAAGTGCAGGAAGTGGCTCCAGAAGCGCAACTGGGCGATACCGTGGTGCTGGACGTGACACCAGACCAAAACGAGTTTGGGCGGATGGCGGCGATCCAGACAAAACAGGTCTTGGCGCAAAAGCTGCGCGATCAGCAGCGCAAGCTGGTTCAGGAAGAATTTCAAGAACTTGAGGGAGAAGTCTTGCAGGCGCGAGTGCAGCGCTTTGAACGGCAGTCAGTCATTATGACGGTAAGCAGTGGCTTTGGGCAGCCCGAAGTAGAAGCCGAGTTGCTCAAGCGCGACCAACTGCCCAACGATAACTATAAAAGCGGCGCTGTATTTAAGGTGCTGCTGAAGCGCGTGTCGGAAGGGTCGCATCGCGGGCCACAGCTTTTGGTATCGCGAGCCGATGCAGGGCTGGTGGTAGACCTGTTTGCCAACGAAGTGCCGGAAATCGAGGACGAGATCGTGCGGATTGTGGCGGTGGCGCGGGAAGCCAATCCGCCGTCGCGTTCCGTCGGCCCGCGCACCAAAATTGCTGTGGATACCCTGGAGCGCGACGTAGACCCGGTGGGAGCCTGCATCGGCGCACGCGGCTCGCGAATTCAGGCGGTGGTGAACGAGCTGCGCGGCGAAAAGATTGATGTGATTCGCTGGTCACCTGACCCTGCAACGTACATTGCCAATGCGCTGAGTCCGGCGCGGGTGGATGAGGTGCGCTTGGTTGATCCCGAAAGCCGTCAAGCCCATGTGCTGGTTCCTGAAGATCAGCTGAGTCTGGCGATTGGCAAGGAAGGGCAGAACGTGCGACTGGCAGCGCGGCTGACGGGCTGGAAGATCGACATCAAGGACACGGCGAAGTATGACTACGAGGCCGAAAACCAGAAGATTGCTGAACTGGCAGAACAGCGCCGTTTGGCAGAGGAAGCCGCCGCGGCCAAACGGGCAGAAGAGGAAGCGCTAGAGGAAGAGTATGACGAAGAAGACGATGACGAAGCGCTAGAGGTCGAAGAGGCCGTGAAGACGGAAGCGGCGATCGCCCCCACAGCAGACCCAGAAACCGATGCCCCCGCAGATGAAGACGCAGTAGACGAGCTAGCCGACGACAAACCTACTGCTCTGGCCGAAGATGAGCTAGAAGACGATGCGGTAGCAGAGGATGAAGCTGACCTTGCAGCAGAACTGGACGAAGAAGACTTAGACGACGACTTGGATGAAGAGGACTTGGATGAAGAGGACTTGGACGAAGAGGACTTGGATGAAGAGGACTTGGACGAAGAGGACTTGGACGAAGAGGACTTGGATGAAGAGGACGACAAAGCCTGA
- the rimP gene encoding ribosome maturation factor RimP, producing the protein MAHPLIPDILALASPVAEPLGLEVVGAVFHTNQNPPVLRIDIRNLEQDTGLEDCERMSHALEAVLDEANLIPDAYVLEVSSPGISRSLTTDREFISFKGFAVIVSTSAPYEGRTTWNGQLIKRDDDAIHLSQKGRAIAIPRDLVSKVQLDEKRG; encoded by the coding sequence ATGGCACACCCACTCATCCCCGACATTCTCGCCCTGGCCTCGCCAGTCGCAGAACCGCTAGGGCTAGAAGTGGTCGGAGCCGTGTTTCACACCAACCAAAACCCGCCCGTGCTGCGGATCGATATCCGCAACCTGGAGCAAGACACAGGGCTGGAGGACTGCGAACGCATGAGCCATGCGCTGGAGGCAGTGCTAGATGAGGCAAACCTGATTCCCGATGCCTATGTGCTGGAGGTGTCGAGTCCGGGTATCTCGCGATCGCTCACTACCGACCGGGAGTTTATCTCCTTCAAAGGCTTTGCGGTGATCGTGTCTACCAGTGCCCCCTACGAGGGACGTACTACCTGGAACGGTCAACTCATCAAGCGAGACGACGACGCAATTCACCTGAGCCAAAAGGGACGGGCGATCGCCATTCCCCGCGATCTGGTCAGCAAGGTGCAGCTAGATGAGAAGCGGGGATAA
- a CDS encoding metallophosphoesterase family protein gives MNLRFWRGVSWRTLSIRWGLLALLGLGLALGLSACQPRVPQARQSPATQVPSALRVSPPATSTAPADTPELPVETQAVLDGLPNFPNPPRGDVRLVVISDLNESYGSTSYSKEVDRAIALVPFWRPDLVLCGGDMIAGQKATLPDEAFPAMWQAFDQHVAAPLRRFGVPFGFTLGNHDASNAQGAGGFRFQRERDAAAKYWQNPAHNPGLKFGDRADYPFSYSFTTHSEKGDVFFLVWDGSGSKILPETLQWAEQALSSEAAQSAQLRIVLGHLPLYGIAQGRDKPGEVLDNADLLRSLLEKYNVHTYISGHHHAYYPAHRGKLQLLYSGLLGSGGRVYIDHNLPPRKTLTVVDINFNNAEKTTYTTYDMETFQVLKPESLPRFLVGHNGLLLRRDVKLQELTAAEKSLCITRLGEQACAA, from the coding sequence ATGAACCTGAGATTTTGGCGCGGCGTAAGCTGGAGAACCTTATCCATCCGCTGGGGGCTACTGGCTCTGTTGGGGTTGGGGTTGGCGCTGGGGCTGTCTGCCTGTCAGCCCAGGGTGCCCCAGGCCAGGCAATCCCCTGCGACGCAAGTCCCCAGTGCGCTGCGGGTGTCGCCGCCTGCGACCTCGACCGCGCCAGCCGACACGCCGGAACTGCCGGTGGAAACCCAGGCCGTACTGGACGGGCTGCCCAATTTTCCCAATCCGCCCCGTGGCGATGTGCGGCTGGTGGTGATCAGCGATCTGAATGAGTCCTACGGCTCAACCAGTTATTCCAAGGAGGTGGATCGGGCGATCGCCCTCGTTCCTTTCTGGCGGCCGGATCTGGTGCTGTGCGGCGGCGACATGATCGCCGGGCAAAAGGCGACGCTGCCCGACGAGGCGTTTCCCGCCATGTGGCAAGCGTTTGATCAGCACGTAGCGGCTCCGCTGCGGCGCTTTGGCGTGCCCTTCGGCTTTACGCTGGGCAACCACGATGCGTCCAACGCGCAGGGCGCAGGCGGCTTCCGGTTTCAGCGAGAGCGCGACGCGGCGGCGAAATATTGGCAAAACCCGGCCCACAATCCGGGCTTGAAATTTGGCGATCGCGCTGACTATCCCTTCTCCTACAGCTTTACCACCCACAGCGAGAAGGGCGACGTGTTTTTCCTGGTGTGGGACGGCTCTGGCAGCAAGATTCTGCCTGAAACCCTGCAATGGGCCGAGCAGGCGCTTTCTAGCGAAGCGGCTCAGTCTGCCCAGTTAAGAATCGTATTGGGGCATCTGCCGCTGTATGGCATCGCCCAGGGCCGCGACAAACCGGGCGAAGTGCTGGATAATGCCGACCTACTGCGATCGCTCCTGGAAAAATACAACGTCCACACCTACATCAGCGGCCACCACCACGCCTACTACCCCGCCCACCGGGGCAAGTTGCAACTGCTCTACTCCGGCTTGTTGGGGTCAGGTGGTCGCGTGTACATTGACCACAACCTGCCGCCCCGCAAAACCCTGACGGTTGTGGACATCAACTTTAACAACGCCGAAAAGACGACCTACACCACCTACGACATGGAAACATTTCAAGTCTTGAAACCGGAGAGCCTGCCCCGCTTCTTGGTCGGCCACAATGGTCTGCTGCTGCGACGCGACGTGAAATTGCAGGAGCTAACGGCTGCCGAAAAATCACTTTGCATCACTCGACTCGGTGAGCAAGCCTGTGCAGCGTAG
- a CDS encoding phosphate ABC transporter substrate-binding protein has protein sequence MSQGKNDTAALLVALLVTVGLIGGGLWFFGKQFVNSGSNDAPIAASPDAPDPSAPTPSVAPPAAGNSVSLDTSLPDPSVLAIDGSVTMVSLMKRLQLAYAQVNPGLPTTYGVPDGRPNGTNAGLQNLANGTVAMAASSRPLTATEVQAGMVGVPIARDALAIVVGRDNPYTGGLTLDQLKRIYQGQITNWSEVGGPNAPIKVINRASDSGTQSFFKDVVLLGGSFAPDGPNFTTLPRDETTPMLRALGNNGIGYSTVQQVVNQQTVRIVPIDGVQPTDAAAVRSGTYPISRIIFLATRRQTSPAVKQFIDMALSSSGQQIVQQTGFIPLQ, from the coding sequence ATGTCTCAAGGGAAAAATGACACTGCGGCACTCTTGGTCGCCCTATTGGTTACAGTCGGGCTGATCGGCGGCGGGCTTTGGTTTTTTGGAAAGCAGTTTGTGAACAGCGGCAGCAATGATGCACCCATTGCCGCCAGTCCCGACGCTCCCGATCCATCTGCCCCCACTCCCTCTGTTGCGCCGCCTGCTGCGGGCAATTCGGTTAGCCTGGATACATCCTTGCCCGACCCCTCAGTGCTGGCGATCGACGGCAGCGTGACGATGGTATCGCTGATGAAGCGTCTCCAGCTTGCCTATGCCCAGGTCAATCCGGGCTTGCCCACGACCTATGGCGTGCCCGACGGGCGACCCAACGGCACCAATGCAGGCCTCCAAAATCTTGCTAATGGCACAGTGGCAATGGCGGCGAGTTCTCGCCCCCTGACGGCAACAGAAGTGCAAGCAGGCATGGTCGGCGTGCCGATCGCCCGCGATGCGCTGGCAATTGTGGTGGGCAGAGATAATCCCTACACGGGCGGGCTAACGCTGGATCAGCTCAAGCGGATTTATCAGGGGCAAATCACCAATTGGTCGGAGGTGGGTGGCCCCAATGCGCCAATTAAGGTGATCAACCGCGCTAGCGATAGCGGGACTCAGAGCTTTTTCAAAGACGTAGTGCTGCTGGGCGGTAGCTTTGCGCCGGATGGGCCCAATTTCACCACGCTGCCCCGCGACGAAACCACGCCAATGCTGCGGGCGCTGGGCAACAATGGCATCGGCTACAGCACCGTGCAGCAGGTGGTGAATCAGCAGACGGTGCGGATTGTGCCGATTGACGGGGTGCAGCCGACGGATGCAGCAGCAGTGCGGAGCGGCACCTATCCAATTAGCCGGATTATTTTTCTAGCGACCAGGCGGCAGACCAGCCCAGCAGTGAAGCAATTTATAGACATGGCGCTATCGTCTTCAGGGCAGCAAATCGTGCAGCAGACTGGCTTTATTCCATTGCAATAA
- a CDS encoding DUF6439 family protein, with amino-acid sequence MSDSGKTETATKKTLEPPHPGEPLINEPMRSPATRDLAQFSDLELAQALLQRLAIAPNDWHRLKANRKARALEQAAIALVYLLKDQPEEALSRLQQASGWLDRSISAPPCPTHGR; translated from the coding sequence ATGTCTGATTCTGGGAAGACTGAGACCGCTACAAAAAAAACTCTAGAGCCGCCGCATCCAGGCGAGCCGCTAATCAATGAGCCGATGCGCTCTCCTGCAACCCGCGACTTGGCTCAGTTCAGCGATCTGGAACTAGCGCAGGCGCTTTTGCAACGGCTGGCGATCGCCCCCAATGACTGGCATCGCCTCAAGGCAAACCGCAAAGCCAGGGCACTGGAACAGGCGGCGATCGCCCTGGTTTATTTGCTAAAAGATCAGCCAGAAGAAGCGCTGTCCCGCTTGCAGCAGGCTTCGGGCTGGTTGGATCGGTCGATTTCTGCGCCGCCCTGCCCAACGCATGGACGCTAA
- the uraD gene encoding 2-oxo-4-hydroxy-4-carboxy-5-ureidoimidazoline decarboxylase: MSQDAFVVALGEIFENTPAIAAAVWHQRPFDSVEALHRAMVAVVQADSDDAQLALLRAHPDLGSRAAMADASVQEQASAGLDRLLPEEYSRFHQLNQAYTERFGFPFIIAVRSHTKASILAAFEERLQNSRESERQTALQEVFKIARFRLDATLSAEA; encoded by the coding sequence ATGTCCCAGGATGCTTTTGTGGTAGCGCTGGGCGAAATTTTTGAAAACACTCCGGCGATCGCCGCTGCGGTGTGGCATCAGCGCCCGTTTGACTCTGTAGAGGCATTGCATCGGGCGATGGTGGCAGTGGTGCAGGCAGACAGCGACGACGCGCAACTGGCGCTGCTGCGGGCGCACCCCGATTTGGGCAGTCGTGCGGCGATGGCGGATGCCTCGGTGCAAGAGCAGGCAAGCGCGGGGCTAGATCGCCTCTTGCCGGAGGAATATAGCCGCTTTCACCAGCTTAATCAGGCCTATACTGAGCGGTTTGGCTTTCCGTTTATCATTGCCGTGCGATCGCACACCAAAGCCAGCATTCTCGCCGCGTTTGAGGAACGGCTGCAAAACTCCCGCGAATCCGAACGGCAAACTGCCCTCCAGGAAGTGTTCAAAATCGCCCGCTTTCGCCTGGATGCGACGCTTAGTGCAGAAGCGTGA